A part of Aquibium oceanicum genomic DNA contains:
- a CDS encoding IlvD/Edd family dehydratase, whose amino-acid sequence MSGSDGSKKQGTKLRSQQWFDNPADPGMTALYLERYLNYGLTREELQSGKPIIGIAQTGSDLSPCNRHHLELAKRVRAGIEAAGGIPLEFPVHPIQETGKRPTAALDRNLAYLSLVEVLYGYPLDGVVLTIGCDKTTPALLMAAATVNIPAIALSVGPMLNGWYKGERTGSGTIVWKAREMLAEGHIDVGQFMDMVASSAPSVGYCNTMGTATTMNSLAEALGMQLPGSAAIPAPYRERGQMAYHTGKRIVEMVHEDLKPSDIMTRQAFENAIVVNSAIGGSTNAPIHLNAIARHLGVSLDNDDWQRVGHHVPLLVNLQPAGEYLGEDYHHAGGVPAVVAELMKAGLLPHSDALTVNGKSLGDNCRGAENLDEKVIRTVASPMKEHAGFINLKGNLFESAIMKTSVISKEFRERYLSNPADPEAFEGKAAVFDGPEDYHARIEDPALGIDENTILFMRGTGPIGYPGGAEVVNMQPPAYLLKKGIHALPCIGDGRQSGTSGSPSILNASPEAAAGGGLSLLRDGDRVRIDLNKGRADILVDEDELARRRSALSEEGGYRFPAHQTPWQEIQRGMVDQLSEGMVLKPAVKYHRIAQEMGIPRNNH is encoded by the coding sequence ATGAGCGGTTCGGACGGTTCAAAAAAACAGGGCACCAAGCTGCGTTCGCAGCAATGGTTCGACAATCCGGCCGATCCCGGTATGACGGCGCTCTATCTCGAGCGCTACCTCAACTACGGACTGACGCGCGAGGAACTTCAGTCTGGCAAGCCAATCATCGGCATCGCGCAGACGGGTTCGGACCTGTCGCCCTGCAACCGCCATCACCTCGAACTCGCAAAGCGGGTCCGTGCCGGCATCGAAGCGGCGGGCGGTATTCCGCTCGAGTTCCCCGTCCATCCAATTCAGGAAACGGGCAAGCGGCCGACGGCGGCGCTGGACCGCAACCTGGCATACCTCTCCCTGGTGGAAGTGCTCTACGGCTACCCGCTCGACGGCGTCGTGCTCACCATCGGCTGCGACAAGACCACGCCGGCCCTTTTGATGGCGGCCGCCACGGTCAACATCCCGGCGATCGCGCTGTCTGTCGGGCCGATGCTCAACGGCTGGTACAAGGGCGAGCGGACCGGGTCCGGAACCATCGTGTGGAAGGCACGCGAGATGCTGGCCGAAGGTCATATCGACGTCGGCCAGTTCATGGACATGGTCGCTTCTTCCGCGCCGTCCGTCGGCTACTGCAACACGATGGGAACGGCCACGACCATGAATTCGCTCGCCGAGGCGCTGGGAATGCAGCTGCCGGGATCGGCCGCCATTCCCGCGCCCTATCGCGAGCGCGGGCAGATGGCCTATCACACGGGAAAGCGCATCGTGGAGATGGTGCACGAGGACCTGAAGCCCTCCGACATCATGACGCGTCAGGCGTTCGAGAACGCGATCGTGGTCAACTCCGCCATCGGCGGATCGACCAACGCGCCGATCCATCTCAACGCCATCGCCCGCCACCTCGGCGTCTCGCTCGACAATGACGACTGGCAACGGGTCGGCCACCACGTGCCGCTGCTCGTCAATCTGCAGCCGGCCGGCGAGTATCTGGGTGAGGACTATCACCACGCCGGCGGGGTTCCGGCGGTCGTGGCCGAACTCATGAAGGCGGGTCTCCTGCCGCATTCCGACGCGCTGACGGTGAACGGCAAATCGCTCGGAGACAATTGCCGCGGGGCGGAAAACCTCGATGAGAAGGTCATTCGCACGGTCGCCTCGCCGATGAAGGAACATGCGGGCTTCATCAATCTGAAGGGCAATCTCTTCGAATCCGCGATCATGAAGACATCCGTGATCTCGAAGGAGTTCCGCGAGCGCTACCTCTCGAACCCGGCCGATCCGGAAGCTTTCGAGGGCAAGGCCGCCGTGTTCGACGGGCCGGAGGACTACCATGCCCGCATCGAGGACCCCGCGCTCGGCATCGACGAGAACACGATCCTGTTCATGCGCGGGACGGGTCCGATCGGCTATCCGGGAGGAGCCGAGGTCGTGAACATGCAGCCGCCGGCCTACCTCCTGAAGAAGGGGATCCACGCGCTGCCCTGCATCGGCGACGGGCGGCAATCGGGAACGTCGGGCTCGCCCTCGATCCTGAACGCCTCCCCGGAGGCAGCCGCCGGCGGCGGGCTTTCGCTGCTGCGCGACGGCGACCGGGTGAGGATCGACCTCAACAAGGGACGTGCCGACATCCTGGTCGACGAGGATGAACTGGCAAGACGCAGGTCCGCGCTTTCGGAGGAGGGGGGATACCGCTTCCCCGCGCACCAGACCCCCTGGCAGGAAATCCAGCGCGGGATGGTCGACCAGCTTTCCGAGGGAATGGTGCTGAAGCCGGCGGTGAAGTATCACCGTATCGCGCAGGAAATGGGCATTCCGCGCAATAACCATTGA
- the paaG gene encoding 2-(1,2-epoxy-1,2-dihydrophenyl)acetyl-CoA isomerase PaaG has product MSEETVLHDRRDGYSILSLNRPERLNAFNELQHRQLRAALEACAQDDDCRAIVLTGSGRGFCAGQDLSDRDPSVSGERPDLGKTLETYYNPLVRMIRGMPKPVICAVNGVAAGAGANVAFACDVVLAARSAKFIQAFSKIALVPDAGGTYWLTRLLGEARAKALALTAHPLPAQDAADWGLIWKAVDDDKLMDEAMALAETFAAGPTNAYALTKKAIHAASTNSLDEQLDLERQLQREAGMSDDYKEGVSAFLQKRAPNYRKRSG; this is encoded by the coding sequence ATGAGCGAAGAAACAGTACTGCACGATCGGCGGGACGGCTACAGCATCCTTTCGCTGAACCGCCCCGAACGTCTCAACGCATTTAATGAATTGCAGCATCGCCAGCTGCGCGCGGCACTGGAGGCGTGCGCGCAGGACGACGACTGCCGCGCCATCGTGCTGACCGGTTCGGGTCGCGGCTTCTGCGCCGGGCAGGATCTTTCCGACCGCGACCCATCGGTCAGCGGCGAAAGGCCGGACCTCGGCAAGACGCTCGAGACCTACTACAACCCGCTGGTCCGGATGATCCGGGGCATGCCGAAACCGGTGATCTGCGCGGTCAACGGGGTGGCCGCGGGGGCGGGCGCCAACGTCGCCTTCGCCTGCGACGTGGTGCTGGCGGCGCGGTCGGCGAAGTTCATCCAGGCTTTCTCGAAGATCGCCCTGGTTCCCGATGCCGGTGGCACCTACTGGCTGACGCGGCTGCTCGGCGAGGCGCGGGCCAAGGCGCTGGCGCTGACGGCGCATCCCCTGCCGGCGCAGGATGCCGCCGACTGGGGCCTGATCTGGAAGGCGGTCGACGACGACAAGCTCATGGACGAGGCTATGGCGCTGGCCGAGACCTTCGCGGCGGGACCCACGAACGCCTACGCGCTCACCAAAAAGGCGATCCACGCCGCCTCGACCAATTCGCTCGACGAACAGCTCGACCTGGAGCGCCAGCTGCAGCGCGAGGCCGGCATGTCGGACGACTACAAGGAAGGCGTCTCGGCATTCCTGCAGAAGCGGGCGCCGAATTATCGCAAAAGGTCTGGCTGA
- a CDS encoding CoxG family protein, with protein sequence MAMNLGGEEKISAPIGKVWEALNDPEILKQCIPGCESLEKKSDTELTAVVSLKIGPIKARFNGEVQLINLNPPHSYTIQGEGKGGVAGFAKGGADVELKEAGPNETLLTYTAKADVGGKMAQLGGRLIESTSKKLAGQFFSKFNAIVSGA encoded by the coding sequence ATGGCGATGAATCTCGGGGGCGAGGAGAAGATCAGCGCGCCGATCGGCAAGGTCTGGGAGGCTCTCAACGATCCGGAAATCCTGAAGCAGTGCATCCCCGGCTGCGAGTCCCTGGAGAAGAAGTCCGATACGGAACTGACGGCCGTTGTGTCGCTCAAGATCGGGCCGATCAAGGCGCGCTTCAACGGGGAGGTCCAGCTCATCAACCTGAACCCGCCGCATTCCTATACGATCCAGGGCGAGGGCAAGGGCGGCGTCGCCGGCTTCGCCAAGGGCGGCGCCGACGTGGAACTGAAGGAAGCCGGTCCCAACGAGACCCTTTTGACCTACACGGCCAAGGCGGACGTCGGCGGCAAGATGGCCCAGCTCGGCGGGCGCCTGATCGAATCGACGTCCAAGAAGCTGGCTGGCCAGTTCTTCTCGAAGTTCAACGCAATCGTCAGCGGCGCCTGA